In one Cellulomonas sp. JZ18 genomic region, the following are encoded:
- a CDS encoding ABC transporter permease yields the protein MAAPAPRRGRWVLVAAAWLLPVLAVVSLFVGVADVRPADLLRLDPDAWGLVAVSRGPRTAALLLAGASTAVVGTIMQMLARNRFAEPSTIGTVEFALLGLLVVTIVAPALPVAAKIVAATVFALAGTALFLAVLRRVPLRSPLVVPLVGIVLGGVVSAVATFIAYRTDLLQALGAWSTGDFSGVLAGRYETLWVAGALAVAAYVAADRFTVAGLGEAFTTNLGLDHRRTMTLGLVLVSVVSAVVVVTVGVVPFLGLVVPNVVSLLRGDDVRRTLPWVATLGAALVLGCDLVGRLVRYPYEVPVGVVVGVVGSVLFLWLLLRRDTGAGRVG from the coding sequence GTGGCGGCGCCGGCACCGCGCCGCGGGCGGTGGGTGCTCGTCGCGGCCGCGTGGCTGCTGCCGGTGCTCGCGGTCGTCAGCCTCTTCGTCGGCGTCGCGGACGTCCGGCCCGCGGACCTGCTGCGCCTGGACCCGGACGCGTGGGGACTCGTGGCGGTCAGCCGCGGCCCGCGCACGGCGGCGCTGCTGCTCGCGGGGGCGTCGACGGCCGTGGTCGGCACGATCATGCAGATGCTCGCGCGCAACCGGTTCGCCGAGCCCTCGACGATCGGCACCGTGGAGTTCGCCCTCCTGGGCCTGCTCGTCGTCACGATCGTCGCGCCCGCGCTGCCCGTGGCGGCGAAGATCGTCGCCGCGACGGTGTTCGCGCTGGCCGGGACGGCGCTGTTCCTCGCGGTGCTGCGCCGCGTGCCGCTGCGCTCGCCGCTCGTGGTGCCGCTCGTCGGCATCGTGCTGGGCGGTGTCGTCTCCGCCGTCGCCACCTTCATCGCCTACCGCACCGACCTGCTGCAGGCGCTCGGCGCGTGGTCGACCGGTGACTTCTCCGGCGTCCTCGCCGGGCGCTACGAGACCCTGTGGGTCGCCGGTGCGCTCGCGGTCGCCGCGTACGTCGCCGCCGACCGGTTCACGGTCGCCGGGCTCGGCGAGGCGTTCACCACGAACCTCGGCCTCGATCACCGGCGGACCATGACCCTGGGGCTCGTGCTCGTCTCGGTCGTGTCGGCCGTCGTGGTCGTCACCGTCGGCGTCGTGCCGTTCCTCGGGCTCGTCGTGCCGAACGTCGTGAGCCTGCTGCGCGGCGACGACGTGCGCCGCACCCTGCCGTGGGTCGCGACGCTCGGCGCCGCGCTCGTGCTCGGGTGCGACCTGGTCGGGCGGCTCGTGCGGTACCCGTACGAGGTGCCGGTGGGCGTCGTCGTCGGCGTCGTCGGGTCGGTGCTGTTCCTCTGGCTGCTGCTGCGCCGTGACACGGGGGCCGGTCGTGTCGGCTGA
- a CDS encoding siderophore ABC transporter substrate-binding protein, giving the protein MSTRLRGTALAVAAVLALGACAGTAGASDDATATTDAPTTVTVTHAQGETEVPFQPETVVTFDLASLSTLDALGVEVAGLPKQNLPGDLASYASDEYTDVGTLFEPDYEVVNALEPDLIIVAGRSSEALPELDTIAPTIDLSNDWADFHASVVANSEVLGEVFGLEDEVAQMVADLDASIEEVRAAAADAGTGLILLTAGGKATAYGPGSRFGFLHDTLGVVPAVEDVEAATHGEAVSFEFVAEAAPEWLFVLDRDAAVGEESQAAEQVLDNPLVHGTPAWQQDHVVHLDGAAWYVVNGGLPTLQGMTEEIATALGVQ; this is encoded by the coding sequence GTGTCCACCCGCCTGCGCGGCACGGCCCTCGCCGTCGCCGCCGTCCTCGCCCTCGGCGCGTGCGCCGGAACGGCCGGCGCCAGCGACGACGCCACCGCGACCACGGACGCGCCCACGACCGTGACGGTCACCCACGCGCAGGGCGAGACGGAGGTGCCGTTCCAGCCGGAGACCGTCGTGACGTTCGACCTCGCGTCGCTCTCCACGCTCGACGCCCTCGGCGTCGAGGTGGCCGGCCTGCCCAAGCAGAACCTGCCGGGCGACCTCGCCTCCTACGCGAGCGACGAGTACACCGACGTCGGCACCCTGTTCGAGCCCGACTACGAGGTCGTCAACGCGCTCGAGCCGGACCTCATCATCGTCGCGGGCCGCTCGTCGGAGGCGCTGCCGGAGCTCGACACGATCGCGCCGACGATCGACCTGTCGAACGACTGGGCGGACTTCCACGCGTCCGTCGTCGCCAACAGCGAGGTGCTCGGGGAGGTCTTCGGCCTCGAGGACGAGGTCGCGCAGATGGTGGCCGACCTCGACGCGTCGATCGAGGAGGTGCGCGCCGCGGCCGCGGACGCCGGCACGGGCCTCATCCTGCTCACGGCGGGCGGCAAGGCCACCGCGTACGGACCGGGGTCGCGGTTCGGCTTCCTGCACGACACGCTCGGCGTCGTGCCCGCCGTCGAGGACGTCGAGGCGGCGACGCACGGCGAGGCCGTCTCGTTCGAGTTCGTCGCCGAGGCCGCGCCCGAGTGGCTGTTCGTCCTCGACCGCGACGCGGCGGTGGGCGAGGAGTCGCAGGCCGCGGAGCAGGTGCTCGACAACCCGCTCGTCCACGGCACGCCCGCGTGGCAGCAGGACCACGTCGTCCACCTCGACGGCGCGGCCTGGTACGTCGTCAACGGCGGCCTGCCGACGCTCCAGGGCATGACCGAGGAGATCGCGACCGCTCTCGGCGTGCAGTGA
- a CDS encoding NAD(P)/FAD-dependent oxidoreductase, giving the protein MPAPEGKPRKVPRVVILGGGTVGLYSARRLRKRLGKRDAAIVVVDPRPYMTYAPFLPEAAAGSIDPRNVVAPHRRALKGIDVLQGHVTHIEHANRRVEITPVEGDPYWVTYDHLVVGLGSVARTLPIPGLAEQGIGFKNVEEAIALRNHVLGRIDVASSTWDPELRRKMLTFVFVGGGFAGIEALAEIEDMARYAVEHYKQIEQEELRFVLVEGSPRILPEVSEELGGYTLEQLRKRNIEIFLSTFLNSCVDGHIVLSNGTEFDAETVVWTAGVKANPVLRESDLPLDKMGRVIANEYLQVTDENGTVVADAYAAGDCAAVPDLFNPGKTCPPNAQHALRQGNHIGDNLAVVLRSGQPTPYKHKNVGAVASLGMYKGVAQMFGRIKVRGFLAWVLHRTYHVFAMPTVNRKIRIMAGWTGALLLRREVVALGSLHDPRAEFRAAAVPPKPKVEQTTQDTPPTDGAKPQESLPSYKAEPGSPAEKRDEHAEKK; this is encoded by the coding sequence ATGCCGGCGCCCGAGGGCAAGCCGCGCAAGGTCCCGCGCGTCGTCATCCTCGGCGGGGGCACGGTCGGCCTGTACTCCGCGCGCCGCCTGCGCAAGCGCCTCGGCAAGCGGGACGCCGCGATCGTCGTCGTCGACCCGCGCCCGTACATGACGTACGCGCCCTTCCTGCCCGAGGCCGCGGCCGGCTCGATCGACCCGCGCAACGTCGTCGCGCCGCACCGGCGGGCCCTCAAGGGCATCGACGTCCTGCAGGGGCACGTCACGCACATCGAGCACGCGAACCGTCGCGTGGAGATCACGCCCGTCGAGGGCGACCCGTACTGGGTCACCTACGACCACCTCGTCGTCGGCCTCGGGTCGGTCGCCCGCACGCTGCCCATCCCGGGCCTGGCGGAGCAGGGCATCGGCTTCAAGAACGTCGAGGAGGCCATCGCGCTGCGCAACCACGTGCTGGGCCGCATCGACGTGGCCTCCAGCACCTGGGACCCCGAGCTGCGTCGCAAGATGCTCACGTTCGTCTTCGTCGGCGGCGGCTTCGCGGGCATCGAGGCGCTCGCCGAGATCGAGGACATGGCCCGCTACGCGGTCGAGCACTACAAGCAGATCGAGCAGGAGGAGCTGCGCTTCGTCCTGGTCGAGGGCAGCCCGCGCATCCTCCCCGAGGTGAGCGAGGAGCTCGGCGGCTACACGCTCGAGCAGCTGCGCAAGCGGAACATCGAGATCTTCCTGTCGACGTTCCTCAACTCCTGCGTCGACGGGCACATCGTGCTGTCGAACGGCACGGAGTTCGACGCCGAGACGGTCGTGTGGACCGCGGGCGTCAAGGCGAACCCGGTGCTCCGCGAGTCCGACCTGCCCCTCGACAAGATGGGCCGCGTCATCGCCAACGAGTACCTGCAGGTGACGGACGAGAACGGCACGGTCGTCGCGGACGCGTACGCGGCGGGCGACTGCGCCGCCGTGCCGGACCTGTTCAACCCGGGCAAGACCTGCCCGCCGAACGCCCAGCACGCGCTGCGCCAGGGCAACCACATCGGCGACAACCTCGCGGTCGTGCTGCGCTCGGGCCAGCCGACGCCGTACAAGCACAAGAACGTGGGCGCGGTCGCCTCGCTCGGCATGTACAAGGGCGTGGCGCAGATGTTCGGCCGGATCAAGGTGCGCGGGTTCCTCGCGTGGGTGCTGCACCGCACGTACCACGTGTTCGCGATGCCGACCGTGAACCGCAAGATCCGCATCATGGCCGGCTGGACCGGTGCGCTGCTGCTGCGCCGCGAGGTCGTGGCGCTCGGTTCGCTGCACGACCCGCGCGCGGAGTTCCGCGCCGCGGCGGTGCCGCCGAAGCCGAAGGTCGAGCAGACGACGCAGGACACGCCCCCGACGGACGGCGCGAAGCCGCAGGAGTCGCTGCCGTCCTACAAGGCGGAGCCCGGCTCGCCGGCCGAGAAGCGGGACGAGCACGCCGAGAAGAAGTGA
- a CDS encoding hemolysin family protein, with product MTADTWADIGLVLLFILVGGVFAGTELALVSLRESQLVQLEKQSARGARVASVARNPNRFLAAVQIGVTVAGFFSAAFGASTLAPSAAPLFEALGLNRGTAEGVALVVLTLVIAYLSLVLGELVPKRIAMQQSQRVALAVAPPLDKFAVAMTPVIWLLSKSTDGVVRLFGLDPKATGEQITDEELRDLVRSHPDLPEDERRLIDDVFSAGDRSLVEAMRPRGDVQFLAADAPIAEAARTVGDLPYSRYPVTGEDFDDIVGFVHVRDLLAPVARAVREADEDPDAHGRAGVVEAIVEVAATTVRDVTRPILSLPGTNAVLPTLSLMRRTGSHIAVVVDEYGGTDGIVTLEDLLEELVGEIVDEYDLVPATVVGSEAVDAGLTLEEFASRTGVTLPEGPYETVAGFVLAALGRIPDAGAAVDVPAGDGGDHRDDEAEVRPARVRLVVVEVDRRRITRVRVERLTDVEGGDARQPGTAGTSHDDEPGTAEQVLPETAVARSEADGRGTAG from the coding sequence ATGACCGCCGACACCTGGGCCGACATCGGCCTCGTCCTGCTGTTCATCCTCGTCGGCGGCGTGTTCGCCGGCACCGAGCTCGCCCTGGTCTCGCTGCGCGAGTCGCAGCTCGTCCAGCTCGAGAAGCAGTCGGCACGCGGGGCGCGCGTCGCCTCCGTGGCGCGCAACCCGAACCGCTTCCTCGCGGCCGTGCAGATCGGCGTGACCGTGGCCGGGTTCTTCTCGGCCGCGTTCGGCGCCTCGACGCTCGCACCGTCGGCGGCGCCCCTCTTCGAGGCCCTCGGCCTCAACCGGGGGACCGCCGAGGGCGTCGCGCTCGTCGTCCTCACGCTCGTCATCGCGTACCTGTCGCTCGTGCTCGGCGAGCTCGTGCCCAAGCGCATCGCGATGCAGCAGAGCCAGCGGGTCGCGCTCGCGGTGGCGCCGCCCCTCGACAAGTTCGCCGTGGCGATGACCCCGGTGATCTGGCTGCTGTCGAAGAGCACCGACGGCGTCGTGCGCCTGTTCGGCCTGGACCCGAAGGCGACCGGCGAGCAGATCACCGACGAGGAGCTGCGCGACCTGGTGCGCAGCCACCCTGACCTGCCGGAGGACGAGCGCCGGCTCATCGACGACGTCTTCTCCGCCGGGGACCGCTCGCTCGTCGAGGCGATGCGCCCGCGCGGCGACGTGCAGTTCCTCGCCGCCGACGCGCCGATCGCGGAGGCCGCGCGCACGGTCGGCGACCTGCCGTACTCCCGCTACCCGGTGACGGGCGAGGACTTCGACGACATCGTGGGCTTCGTGCACGTGCGGGACCTGCTCGCGCCCGTGGCGCGCGCCGTGCGCGAGGCGGACGAGGACCCGGACGCCCACGGGCGCGCGGGCGTCGTCGAGGCGATCGTCGAGGTCGCGGCGACGACCGTGCGGGACGTCACCCGCCCGATCCTGTCGCTGCCGGGCACGAACGCGGTGCTGCCGACCCTGTCGCTCATGCGCCGCACGGGCTCCCACATCGCCGTCGTCGTCGACGAGTACGGCGGCACGGACGGCATCGTGACGCTCGAGGACCTGCTCGAGGAGCTCGTGGGCGAGATCGTCGACGAGTACGACCTGGTGCCCGCGACCGTCGTCGGCAGCGAGGCGGTCGACGCCGGGCTCACGCTCGAGGAGTTCGCGTCCCGCACGGGCGTCACGCTGCCCGAGGGGCCGTACGAGACCGTCGCCGGGTTCGTCCTCGCCGCGCTCGGCCGCATCCCCGACGCGGGTGCGGCGGTCGACGTGCCCGCCGGGGACGGCGGTGACCACCGCGACGACGAGGCCGAGGTGCGGCCGGCGCGCGTGCGCCTCGTGGTCGTCGAGGTCGACCGGCGCCGCATCACGCGCGTGCGGGTCGAGCGGCTGACGGACGTCGAGGGCGGGGACGCCCGGCAGCCCGGGACCGCCGGGACGTCCCACGACGACGAGCCGGGGACGGCCGAGCAGGTCCTCCCGGAGACCGCCGTGGCCCGCAGCGAGGCGGACGGCAGGGGTACCGCCGGCTGA